In Ipomoea triloba cultivar NCNSP0323 chromosome 15, ASM357664v1, one genomic interval encodes:
- the LOC116007165 gene encoding ABSCISIC ACID-INSENSITIVE 5-like protein 2 produces MGSEGGCGGTRMQDPKSNGLEREGSLYSLTLDEVQQQFGGLGKPLSSMNLDELLKTVCTAEAASQGVQQRVDYSGAPLASGAPLHRQSSLELSGDLSKKTVDEVWQDIQQGQKSSSLERKATLGEMTLEDFLVQARIVAESSQGKNDLGSVQGDDSTVNVAQQAHGALFHVPPIQQPRPPQSHQQQVSAMPGFMAAHPVQQAIPVGPNPIMDATYPGTQMTVALDPMMGTLSDTQTLGRKRVAPDNVVIEKSVERRQKRMIKNRESAARSRARKQAYTNELENKISRLEEENARLRREKEIEKAMPTVPPPEPKYQLRRTSSAPF; encoded by the exons ATGGGATCTGAGGGGGGTTGTGGTGGAACCCGAATGCAAGACCCGAAATCAAATGGATTGGAAAGGGAAGGGTCTCTGTATAGTCTCACTCTTGATGAGGTTCAGCAGCAATTTGGGGGTTTAGGGAAACCCTTGAGCAGTATGAATCTGGATGAGCTTCTGAAGACTGTGTGCACAGCCGAGGCGGCGAGCCAAGGGGTGCAGCAGCGGGTCGATTACAGTGGCGCCCCACTGGCTTCGGGGGCCCCGCTTCATCGCCAGTCCAGCCTCGAGCTGTCTGGTGATCTGAGCAAGAAGACGGTCGATGAGGTGTGGCAGGATATCCAGCAGGGCCAGAAGAGTAGCAGTCTCGAGAGGAAAGCTACCCTGGGCGAGATGACGTTGGAGGATTTCTTGGTGCAGGCCAGGATAGTGGCCGAGTCATCCCAGGGAAAGAACGATTTGGGTTCGGTTCAAGGGGATGATTCGACGGTGAACGTTGCACAGCAAGCTCACGGTGCACTGTTTCACGTGCCGCCAATTCAGCAGCCACGACCACCACAGAGTCACCAGCAACAGGTGAGCGCCATGCCTGGTTTCATGGCAGCTCATCCAGTTCAACAGGCTATCCCGGTTGGCCCCAACCCAATCATGGACGCAACTTATCCAGGAACACAGATGACCGTAGCTCTGGATCCTATGATGGGAACGCTATCAGACACACAAACGCTTGGAAGAAAGAGAGTTGCCCCGGACAATGTTGTGATTGAGAAAAGTGTCGAAAGGAGGCAGAAAAGGATGATAAAAAATAGGGAATCAGCAGCCAGGTCACGAGCAAGGAAGCAG GCCTACACCAATGAACTGGAGAATAAGATTTCCCGTTTAGAAGAAGAGAATGCAAGGCTTAGGAGAGAGAAG